The proteins below are encoded in one region of Triticum aestivum cultivar Chinese Spring chromosome 1B, IWGSC CS RefSeq v2.1, whole genome shotgun sequence:
- the LOC123075500 gene encoding disease resistance protein PIK6-NP-like produces the protein MDLATGAMVSLLPKLSELLKEEHKLSKGVKKDVEFLSRELTHMHVALHKVVRVPHDQELIGEVKLWADDAREVSYEMEDIIDSFLVPPVDSSAPADDPHTRLKRITKKMAKLFKKDKTRDQLVADAIKDIKDKVQKVSDRPGRYDVAANLAVTTKVDPRLSAVYKDTEIVGVEEPRDELVKRLTGGEDGVSKDQLKILSIFGFGGLGKTTLARAVYERLQGQYVRDAFVAVGRNPDPKKVLMDILLQLDKNKNYKAHNLAMLDEIQLIDELRGLLENKRYLIVIDDIWDIKAWEIIKCAFMDSNCGSRIITTTRILEVATITGDVYKLKALSHQKSEELFFTRLFGGKGECPYDEPTELSEKVLHKCGGVPLAIITIASLLAGKPKEYWSEVYCSIGFGNGDNEHVENTRIILSFSYYDLPGHLRTCLSYLSIYPEDYKINKETLIWKWIAEGFIHEDSGIGLFELGERYFNELVNRSMVQPVEQDGAIYACIVHDMVLDMIRSLSNEKNFVIILDGTEEAATSSRINARRLAIQKSIVEPHINLLSNTHLSQVRSFNATGCRFSTPMTLSLSSFCALRVLAMERCTFTEGHLYQPEHVGRLLQLRYLGLYSTRTLELPEEIGDLMLLQTPDLRFSGIKELPCSIGRLRQLKCLRADGESFRVPDWIGNLTSLEELSLHDVPASFMGELGKLTELRDLRFRIQSIHPSLKQVLVDSLCNLKKIQVLQMNGPWFNDDPNWEAYVPTPQLRRLVLWFRFQRLPEWITPASLPNLSHLTVEVASAAAHDVETLGRLPQLVSLDFATPYDMIFPAVGGAMFPRLVSCGTHVPLRFLPGAMLGLESVGCSVKVRHLKDAHMDLNLALGSLRNLPSLQRVKVEIRSFGATDAEVEETEAVLRHEVDIHPNHPVLRLSLQKC, from the exons TGTCGCCCTACACAAGGTCGTGAGGGTGCCACATGACCAAGAGCTTATCGGGGAGGTCAAGCTCTGGGCCGACGACGCCAGGGAGGTGTCGTATGAGATGGAGGATATCATCGATAGCTTCCTGGTGCCACCTGTTGACAGCTCTGCGCCCGCTGATGACCCGCACACACGGCTCAAAAGGATCACCAAGAAGATGGCCAAATTGTTCAAGAAAGACAAGACCCGTGATCAGTTGGTCGCCGATGCCATCAAAGACATCAAGGACAAGGTCCAGAAGGTGTCCGACCGACCAGGAAGATATGATGTTGCTGCTAATTTAGCAGTCACGACAAAAGTTGACCCTCGTCTGTCAGCCGTGTACAAAGATACGGAGATTGTTGGGGTGGAAGAACCCAGAGATGAGCTGGTCAAGAGGCTCACCGGTGGAGAGGATGGTGTTTCCAAGGACCAACTCAAGATCCTCTCAATTTTCGGGTTTGGAGGATTAGGCAAGACGACTCTTGCCAGGGCAGTCTATGAGAGACTTCAAGGGCAATATGTTCGTGATGCTTTCGTTGCGGTGGGTCGCAACCCTGACCCGAAGAAAGTATTGATGGACATCTTACTTCAGCTTGACAAGAACAAGAATTATAAGGCACACAATTTAGCCATGTTGGATGAAATACAGCTCATCGATGAACTCCGGGGACTGCTTGAGAACAAGAG GTACTTGATTGTTATTGATGATATATGGGACATAAAAGCATGGGAAATTATCAAGTGCGCTTTCATGGATAGTAATTGTGGAAGTAGAATAATCACAACTACTCGGATTTTGGAAGTCGCCACAATCACTGGTGATGTTTACAAGCTAAAAGCCCTCTCTCATCAGAAATCTGAAGAATTATTCTTTACAAGATTATTTGGTGGCAAAGGTGAATGCCCATATGATGAACCGACTGAGTTATCAGAAAAGGTTTTACACAAATGCGGTGGTGTACCGTTGGCTATCATTACAATAGCTAGTTTGTTGGCTGGTAAACCAAAGGAGTATTGGTCTGAGGTGTACTGTTCTATTGGTTTTGGAAATGGAGACAATGAACATGTCGAGAACACGAGAATAATATTGTCATTTAGCTATTATGATCTGCCTGGGCATTTAAGAACTTGTTTGTCGTATTTAAGCATTTACCCTGAAGATTACAAGATCAACAAAGAAACTTTGATATGGAAGTGGATAGCCGAAGGTTTTATTCACGAAGACTCGGGAATAGGGTTATTTGAGCTCGGAGAGAGATACTTCAACGAGCTCGTGAATAGAAGCATGGTTCAGCCGGTAGAGCAAGATGGTGCCATATATGCATGCATAGTTCATGATATGGTGCTCGATATGATCCGTTCATTGTCGAATGAGAAAAActttgttatcatattagatggtaCAGAGGAAGCAGCCACATCCTCCCGTATAAATGCTCGTAGGTTAGCCATCCAAAAGAGCATCGTAGAGCCACACATTAACCTTTTGTCTAACACACACTTGTCGCAAGTGAGGTCGTTCAACGCGACCGGATGTCGTTTTAGCACACCAATGACGCTGTCTCTTTCAAGCTTTTGCGCTTTACGCGTCCTAGCTATGGAAAGATGCActttcaccgaaggccatctttATCAGCCCGAGCATGTCGGGAGGTTGCTTCAGTTGAGGTACCTAGGTCTTTACAGTACACGTACTCTTGAGCTCCCTGAAGAAATAGGGGATCTGATGTTGTTGCAGACACCGGACTTGAGATTTAGTGGGATAAAAGAGTTGCCATGCAGCATCGGTCGGCTGAGGCAACTCAAATGCCTCCGCGCCGACGGTGAATCCTTTAGAGTGCCGGATTGGATCGGCAACCTCACGTCCCTGGAAGAGCTATCCTTGCACGACGTTCCAGCAAGCTTCATGGGGGAGCTGGGAAAGCTGACAGAGTTGAGGGACCTCAGGTTTAGGATTCAGAGCATACATCCGAGTTTGAAGCAAGTCTTGGTGGATTCCCTGTGCAACCTGAAGAAGATACAAGTCCTGCAGATGAATGGTCCCTGGTTCAACGACGACCCCAACTGGGAAGCCTACGTGCCCACTCCGCAGCTGCGCCGCCTTGTGCTCTGGTTCAGGTTTCAGAGGCTGCCGGAGTGGATCACCCCGGCGTCTCTCCCAAACCTCTCGCACCTGACCGTGGAGGTGGCCTCTGCGGCGGCGCACGATGTGGAGACTCTCGGGAGGTTGCCCCAGCTCGTGAGCCTCGACTTTGCTACGCCGTACGACATGATCTTCCCTGCAGTTGGTGGCGCCATGTTCCCGAGGTTGGTGTCGTGCGGGACGCATGTGCCGTTGAGGTTTCTGCCGGGAGCCATGTTGGGGCTTGAGTCCGTTGGTTGCAGCGTCAAGGTACGGCACCTCAAGGACGCTCACATGGACTTAAACCTTGCGTTGGGCAGCTTACGAAATCTCCCTTCGCTTCAGAGGGTGAAAGTTGAAATCCGCAGCTTTGGTGCCACTGACGCGGAGGTGGAGGAGACGGAGGCCGTGCTGAGGCACGAGGTCGACATCCATCCCAACCATCCGGTCCTTCGTCTGTCTCTGCAAAAATGTTAA